A single Blastococcus colisei DNA region contains:
- a CDS encoding VOC family protein produces MLTAITITQIYVPDQDQALDFYVGKLGFEVQSDMNFGPMRWLTVNLPGQPDRAVLLEKPGAPSMSEETAAQVREAIAKGVAGGHLFFACDDAYKTHAELKATGVEIDEEPVDQPYGIDFGLRDPFGNHIRIAQMKQT; encoded by the coding sequence ATGCTGACCGCCATCACCATCACCCAGATCTACGTCCCCGACCAGGACCAGGCGCTCGACTTCTACGTCGGAAAGCTCGGTTTCGAGGTCCAGTCCGACATGAACTTCGGCCCCATGCGGTGGCTGACCGTCAACCTCCCCGGCCAGCCCGACCGCGCCGTCCTGCTCGAGAAGCCGGGTGCGCCGTCGATGAGCGAGGAGACCGCCGCGCAGGTGCGCGAGGCGATCGCCAAGGGGGTCGCCGGCGGGCACCTGTTCTTCGCCTGCGACGACGCCTACAAGACCCACGCCGAGCTCAAGGCCACGGGAGTCGAGATCGACGAGGAGCCGGTCGACCAGCCCTACGGCATCGACTTCGGCCTACGCGACCCGTTCGGCAACCACATCCGCATCGCCCAGATGAAGCAGACCTGA
- a CDS encoding helix-turn-helix domain-containing protein — MSRTAEDSNRRMLRARDAMDRRYAEPLDVPTLARIAHVSEAHFIRTFRATFGETPNRYLQRRRVERAMFLLRSGERSVTDICMDVGFSSLGTFSRVFRDIVGEPPSVYRRRGPLPPVPTCFAMAWARPGGSARSSSSGEAAGE, encoded by the coding sequence ATGAGCAGGACCGCGGAGGACTCGAACCGGCGGATGCTCCGGGCGCGCGATGCGATGGACCGCCGGTATGCCGAGCCCCTGGACGTGCCGACCCTGGCCCGCATCGCGCACGTCTCCGAAGCGCACTTCATCCGGACGTTCCGTGCCACGTTCGGCGAGACGCCCAACCGCTACCTGCAGCGGCGCAGGGTGGAACGCGCCATGTTCCTGCTGCGCTCGGGGGAGCGGAGCGTCACCGACATCTGCATGGACGTGGGCTTCAGCAGCCTCGGCACGTTCAGCCGGGTGTTCCGCGACATCGTGGGCGAGCCGCCGTCGGTGTACCGGCGACGGGGCCCGTTGCCGCCGGTGCCGACCTGCTTCGCGATGGCCTGGGCCCGCCCGGGCGGTTCCGCCAGATCGAGCAGTTCTGGAGAAGCAGCGGGGGAGTGA
- a CDS encoding M23 family metallopeptidase encodes MRARIGQEAPTDLLTTVRPHARSGVSRHARRATPASTRRPALLLSALLTGGVVAAVLGLHGAPAASAEPTSVLEAHQALLASDEGLEVMPRASVTVAEAQARLQEVAASRAARAEAEAAAREAARPKFVLPVDGARLTSGYGSRWGTFHYGIDLAAPMRTPEYAAGDGVVLRAGPASGFGLAVYILHENGDVTVYGHMDSILVEPGEYVDAGQTIALLGNRGQSTGPHLHFEVHQGGEDGPRINPVTWLAERGVQV; translated from the coding sequence ATGCGCGCACGTATCGGCCAGGAGGCCCCCACCGACCTCCTGACGACGGTTCGTCCTCATGCCCGTTCCGGAGTGTCCCGGCACGCCCGCCGCGCGACGCCCGCGAGCACCCGCCGGCCGGCCCTCCTGCTCAGTGCGCTGCTGACCGGTGGAGTGGTCGCCGCAGTCCTCGGCCTGCACGGAGCCCCGGCCGCGTCGGCGGAGCCGACCTCGGTGCTGGAGGCCCACCAGGCGCTGCTGGCCAGTGACGAGGGCCTCGAGGTCATGCCCCGTGCGTCGGTCACGGTCGCGGAGGCACAGGCCCGGCTGCAGGAGGTCGCCGCCTCGCGTGCCGCCCGCGCCGAGGCGGAGGCCGCCGCGCGCGAGGCCGCCCGCCCCAAGTTCGTCCTGCCGGTGGACGGTGCCCGCCTCACCAGTGGCTACGGCAGCCGGTGGGGCACCTTCCACTACGGCATCGACCTCGCGGCGCCTATGCGCACGCCGGAGTACGCGGCAGGTGACGGCGTCGTGCTGCGGGCCGGCCCCGCGAGCGGTTTCGGCCTCGCCGTCTACATCCTCCACGAGAACGGCGACGTCACCGTCTACGGCCACATGGACTCCATCCTCGTCGAGCCGGGGGAGTACGTGGACGCCGGCCAGACCATCGCGCTGCTGGGCAACCGCGGGCAGTCGACCGGCCCCCACCTGCACTTCGAGGTGCACCAGGGCGGCGAGGACGGGCCACGGATCAACCCGGTCACCTGGCTGGCCGAGCGCGGCGTCCAGGTCTGA